TAAAACAAAGCCTCTCCGGAgcacgagacgtagggctgttatcTCCATCACGAGAGGCCCGAACTCGCTAAAACTACCGTGTCACCCATATGCACCTCGATAGATCATGCTCCTTTACCATATCCCTTATTATTGTCGCAATCATTCCCACGACAGGGAGTtcatacgtctccatcgtatctacttttactaacgcttttgctcttattttggactctaatttgcatgatttgaatgaaactaacccagactgacgttgtttttagcagaactaccatggtattgtttttgtgtagaaataaaagttcttggaattggacgaaactttttggagatttatttcagaataaataaaaatactgGAACCAAGAGCCACCGGAGGGGGTGCCCTGGCTGCCCACAAGACACCATGGCACGCCAccccctggcgtgccctggtgggtggtAGGGCCCTCGGGGCTCTGCTGACCCTAATCCCGACACTAGAAAATCGTATTTTTAGAGAAAAAATAGGAGAGGAAgtttcatcgcattttacgatatggagccgccgccacctcccatTTTTtgtcgggaggccagatctgcagcccattcggggctctggagagggggatctttAGTCTTCATCATCGCCAACCCTCCTTCATCACCAATTctatgatgctccccaccgggagtgagtagttccttcgtaggctcgctggtcggtgaggagttggatgagattcatcgggtaatcgagttagttttgtttgggcttgatccctagtatccactatgttatgagattgatgttgctatgattttgccatgcttaatgcctgtcactagggcccgagtgacatgatttcagatctaaatcgtttatgttttcaccattatatctatgttctagattcgatcttgcaagtcatatgcacctattacgtgttatgatctgtAAACCCCAGGGTGAAAGTAattgggatactttccggtgatgaacgtagtttgaggtttccttatggacccgctgccacgggagggtaggacaaaagatgtcatgcaagttcttttccataagcacgtatgactatgtacgaaatacatgcctacattatatttatgaacttgagctagttctgtgtcgccctaggttatgattgttatatgatgaatatcatccaacgaattcaccgatccaatgcctatgagttttccacatattgttcttgttaagttactattgctatACTATTGTTACAAcagctacaaaatcattgctatcactgttactgttactattaccattgctatcaaactatcatattactgtgctactgctCGCTTTActgcagatatttaatctccaggtgtggttgaattgacaactcaactgctaatacttacaaatattctttggctccccttgtgtagAATCTATAAATttaggttgaatactctaccctcgaaaactgttgcgatcccctatacttgtgggttatcaaccccATCACCGTCCAcaaagcctacgaaggaattactcactctcggcggtgagcatcatgaaattggtgatggagaaaggttgatgatgacgatgacatcgaatccccctctccggagccccgaacggactccagatcagcccccccccgatgaagaacaggaggtggcggcggctccgtatcataaaacacgATGATTCCTTATCTCTGATTTTTTTTACGAATAGGTACttatggagttggagttagggttgCGGGAGCTgccaggggcccacaagcctgctaggtgcgccccagggggtgggcacgccccctggGCTTGTGGTGCCCTGGTGGCCCCCCTATGGTAATTTCCTTcgtcagtattttttatatattgtGAAATAATTCTcagtaaattttcagctcaatccgagaaaaaaaattctgcacaaaaacaacaccatggcaattctgctgaaaataacgtcagtccaggttagttccattcaaatcatgcaaattagagtccaaaacaagagcaaaagtgttgggaaaagtagatacgtttggGACGTACcaatgacgtttgagcaaccccaaagtccaTCCTACGGTAAGAAGTGACTATGATATTTCCATGGTCTAAAGAACTAAAGCATATGTTAACTCTCCGTGCTTTAAGGACTGACTTGTGTCGGTTgtatctcaaagtataacaaacaagtttgggtcAATTCAATATGACCATTCTTCTAACGTCACATTCTCATAGTTATTTTAGGACCATCGTTACAtttaacgatatcctaagatctGGAAAACATGATCATAAACAACACTTCACCTACtcttagaggcgagactaggAATCAGGTTTTACCTTTTATCATTCCATaagtgcatatgagttttccagtGAATAGCATATTCCAGGATtatagcagttatagcatagaatataaaCAGTTGATTATAgacatggaaatataataatacaaattAATTGCCTCCAGTGCATACTTTCAACAACATAGTCACATGTCATCCATTGGATGGCGACACTTGTTCCAATGAAGAGCCGACGTGTGGCTCCATTGGCAAGTGAGAAGCCAGCGCATGGAGGATCTTCATTGGTGAACATCGTTAATGGGTATCAGATCCGGAACATGTTCCCGATAGCTTAATAGTGACCCCTTATAGTCACACGTGTCAGTTATCCTTGCCGAAAACACTTAGATGAAAAAGTGATTATTGCCACGGAACACATCTACGACAACACAAGTACGACTATCTTGATGCTGTCATAAAATACAGATGTGTCGTTTTTTATAGTGTGGACAGTTACATTCATCCAAAAGCTTTCTTCTTATAGTGTGCTCCAGTGAAGTTTGTACAGGTTCGACGATCACCTCAAGACCAACCACTAGTAGACTAAGTTCCTTCCTTTGGGGTGAGCACCGAGAAGAATAGAGTCAGCCTCGATGGCATTCGTAAGCTTTGGTTCTTGCAAAACATGTGCTTCTAGATTTTCCATATAGGTTGTTCTTACTTTGGTTGTGTATCTAGAGAACTCATCCACTCCCATCCCTAAAAATTGTTAGGAAAAGCTAAAATCCCTACCCACCCTCTCTTTTCGACCTCTTTGATCCTTTCATGCTTGACTCTAGCTACGATGTTCGCTTCGTTTCTTCCTCGTTTTTTGGTCTTTTGTATTTTGCTTCTCTTTTTCCTTCCAGTTTTTTTGTCGTTTCTTCTTTATTTTTACTTTCTCCTCATTTTTcagtttttatttattttatttggtctATTTTCTCATTTTATTCATTATCTTTTTTATAATATGTGCTGAAACTTTTCAAAACATACTATGAACATTTATCAATATGCAAATACTTTTCCTATatatttttatacattaaattcTGTAATAAGTGATTAAAATTTAAATGTACAATTTTTTATGTAATATGCGGGAAAAAATTAGATACACGATGACCATTTTTCAAACACAAGGtgagattttttttaaatactcgTTGAATCACTTTTCAAATACATGATGATCATTTTCTATACACACAGTCAACTATTTTTAATACATGGTGTTTTATTCAAATACTATAagtgatgaacatttttcaaaatacAAATTCAAGAAAAATTATGAATTAGTACATATTCAGACAAAACAAAATAAGTCCGAAACCTATAGTGGGCCGGGCCACGTGGTGAGCGGCGTGCGCGTTACCGAGAACGATACTAGATTTTTTGCAGCACATGAACCCAATCCTATATCCCTCCAAAAGAAAAAACATGAACCCATACTAATTCGTCTGGAGGCAACCCTAACATTATTTAATCCGTAAACAAAAATCCGGAAAATATAATTTTCCCTCGTAAAGAATCAGGAAATCTTAACAACTAAGGCTAGATTCAGATTTTTTTTTAGGGTGGCTGGATTCAGAATTATATTGTTACgattcccgcaaaaaaaaagaattATATTGTTACGAAAAATCCTAAAAATCGGTTAGCTTCTCCATATTGTTTCGCGCTATATATATTGCCCTACAATCCACATCAAAAGCCCTTGTTACCAGAGAGCGCGCGAAGGAAACACACGCACGCGAACGCGCAGCTCATCTAGCCCTAAcccatccagcctccaccgcctGCCTCCCATGGCGGCTCTACTAACGAGGAGCATCGCCGTCTTGGGGTTGGTGCTCTGCGCCACCACCGTCGCTGAATCATGTAAGTACAACACACGCCAGAGCTTTCAGAGGTTGCTTTTGTTGCGCATCTAGTTCGATCGCTCGTCGTGTACTTGCATCTGCCACATCGATCTATTACTTAGATCGTTGTCACTGTCATCGGCGACGGAGATCAAGCTTAACTTTCTCTTTCATTTTCCCCGTCGTTGCAGTCAACATTCCCGTGATGTTTCACGACATGTGGTTCCGTCGCAGCATTGCGAGGTCCTCTTTCCAGGAGAAGGCCGCGTCGCCTTCCACCGCTCCGTCGAAGCCGCCGGTGCCGGCGCCCACGTCACGGTCAGCAGTCCCGCCCGTTCTGCCGACGCCTGCCATGCCCTTGCCGCCCACTACGGCTCCGTCGTCCAACGCGCCCATGCCGACGCGCACCCTTCCGTCGAATGCGCCCGCTCTGGCGCCTATGATGGCCGTGCCCCCCGTGCATGCGCCCTCCGGCGGTCCTGCAGCGGCGCCCTCTTCTGTCAGCTCCGGGCCAGCGCCCGTGCCGGCGTCGTCTCCCATGGCCGCTGCTCGGGTTCTGCTCGTGCCGCCGACCGCAGCGCCGGCTCTTGCTCCGTGGATGCCCGCTTCCGCACCGAGATCCAGCGCGCCATCGCCGATGCCCACGCTTCCCACTACGCCAGGTACGCTTCGTGATCGTGTGCCGCGGTTCATTGTTAACTTTGTCCGACGGTCTGCGTAGCCCGCGTCCGATCGGTTTGTGAGATTGGGCTCATGCTGAAATGGCCCGTGGCTATCCATCTTGTACCAATAGACGGCCTGGAGTGGCCCAGTTAGGGTTCCCATTTTGTCTGTTACATTTTTTAATCTGAAATCTTTTTGCGATGTTTAATTTAAAGTTGTTGTTAACCCTAATTTTTTTAGGATTAATCCAATCGTATTTTTATTAAACTCTATAAAATCTAGATCTGTTACACAAATCTTAACAGAAAGGAAAATATCAAATCTTGGTGCATTTTTAACCGATTTCCTGATTACTATGCTTGTGCAGCTCCCGTTTCGCAACCACCTGCATCGGCACAACCCAAACCTGGTATGTACTCATCTTCGACGACGAACTAAAAATGGATCCACGAAATTGCTCTACTGTGAAATAATTTTCTCGAACTGAATAAATACGCTAGCTGTTCAGTTgattattggatttgttttttcTAAACCGAATTGAAGTAAGAATGTTCATCACTAACGGCTAGCGCAAAATATTGCCTGCAGGTCCAGTGCTCCCGTTGCCGCCGACCCCAGCGCCCGCCGCCATGCTGCCCGCTGCCATCAGCTCTCCGTCTCCTGCGTCAACGCCGGCGACCTCCCCGACCGCCCCGCCGGCTGCTTCTGCCGCTAATTCCGTCGCTCCCATGGGAGCCATGGTCGTTGGCGCGGCGCTTGCCGTTGCAGCGCTATTTTAGGCCCCTCCGTTTTCAAGTTAGCTTAGCGGACTGGCTTTGTAGTTAGCCTTCTGTTATAGCCAAGCGGATTCAGTTTGTAGTTAGCCTTATCACGGGATACCAACTGAAGTACTATTAGGTACCTTTTGTTAGGATCGATCCACTCTAGAAATTTTTACTCCGGTTGTACTCTGCTACGTACGTGTGTTAGCCTCGGCTCTATCTATCTATAGAAGAAAAGTGAACCCCCCGTTCACAATCATTCGTTATTTGCTGTGTTTCCTTGTTGTCAGCGTTTTTGTTGTAATCGCATACCGCAACTTGCAGTCGATCGAACACGTTATGCCTTGTATAATGCAAAGTGCTTAAAGAAATAAACCATTTTTTCTTAAGCACCGTTGCTTATTTCTACATGGAAGCACCTTGTATTGTACTCCATTTGTTCGGAAATATTTGTCGAAAAAAGGATAAAAATATATGTAtttaaaactaaaatacgtctagtagatacattcatttctctGACATCTATTTTCGGACTGAGGGAATACAAGGCCTAGGCTAGCGCCGTTGCTTGGCCGTGACGTGAGCAATTCGACGCGGCGGCGTAAGCAGCCATTAGGCCATACATCGTGGATTGCATTCAGACCTAGAAAAAGGAGGTTCATACCGGCGTTGGTAACATTGCTCGGTCGACGTGTGGCCCAGCTCTCGGAAAGTCTCGATTCCACTGCCCCCGTGCGGTCGTGCGCTCGGTTTCTTTTATTTTCTCCCGTGCAACCGCCCACCCAGCTACCCAAGGCTTTCCCTAAAAGGCTTCCGGCCCTTTTATCATGGTCGCCGGCCGACCACGGCGACGGCCGACGGCGGTGACCTTCTTTTGGCTCACCCCCACAGCCACAGGCCACTGCCACCATTCGAACTTCATCATGTCGGCACACCGCCGCTTCGGAAAAGGAATGACACGCCGAAGCCGCCCTTTCACTAGCTTCTCTAGTGGCTGGGACCAGAAGGGCGCATCAATAGACCGATCCAAGGCCTACAGACGCCATGATTTCTCAAGCACTTCGCAGCCGTGCGCAGACGTCACTGTCTCGGCCAGAGAATCGCTGCTATATGCCGCCATTTTCTTTGACCTAGGATGAGGAGGAGCAATGAGTTCCATTTCTGTGTCTTGCCAGTGCCAGTGCCAGCACAGTGCAACACTAACCAAACTTCCCACTGATGCAGTGGTGCATGCGGTGCTGGCAGCCCATCGCAAACATAAAAACGCCCTCCACGCACCCCCTAGCAATCTCACACCACATTCCACAGACCATATCACACGTTCTGAAACCACTGTTGTAGATAGCTCTAGTGCATCGTGCACACAAGTTACAGCGGCAGCCGGCGAGAATGGCAGCTAGGACGTCGATCACGGCCACGAAACGGCCATGGCTGCTGCTTCTCGCAGCACTGGCCACGGTGGTAGCGCACGTCGACGGTGCGACTGtagccgctccggcgccggctGTTGACTGCAGCGACGCCTTGATCAGCCTGGCGGGGTGCCTGAGCTACGTGCaggaggggagcacggtggcgaCGCCGGAGGGGTCGTGCTGCTCGGGGCTCAAGGACGTGGTGAAGAAGGAGGTGGCCTGCCTCTGCCAGGCCTTCCAGGGCGGCCAGGACTACGGCGTCACCCTCAACATGACCAAGGCCCTGCAGCTGCCCGGCGCCTGCAAGGTCAAGACGCCTCCCTTCAGCAAGTGCCACAGTGagtaattttttttcttcttcttcttgtttttTCCACAGCTCGCAAATGCAAAAATACGACGCCTATCAATAGCTGACTGAGAAAGAAATTCTCTTCTGTCGGATTAAGCCATAGTCACTCCATTTTCTGGTCCATTTATGTGCGTCTTTGGTGGAGAAGTCGTGTGCATAAACTGAAGTCAACTACCTTGGAGCATCGGTCATGTTTTCTTGTCTTGCAAATTCTTTGAAACAGTTAGTTGTTGTTGGGTCCGTGTATGTGCAAATTGCAACTTTAATTTTAATTTAGTGACCAAAAGAGTAATCTGCACTGTTCAGTCGGTTATAGTACTCTATCTTTCAGAATCAGAAGTAAAATCTTAGTCGAATGACaccttttttttttgcggggttaAAAGGGATTTTCATTGCTCAATGGGGAACCAGGTCGTCCATACAAAGTTGGGGTACATCCGTAGGGCCTGACCTCAACCAAACTAACATAATTAGTCGAATGACACCTAGCAAAACCATTGTTAAATACTGAACCTGACATAATTATGAACTGAGAAAAAACTGACGGAACCATATTCTGACGACCTCTCTCTTCGCTAATGCAGTTTCCATTCCGGGCGTGGCCGGTGGGTCTCCAGGTGTGTTCACTAACCACTCTTTCTCTTCCCCTTCTGATTCCGCATATATCATTCGACGATATCTCAGCAAAGTACCAacatatatttatttatttttgcgaATAAAATACCAACATATATAATCCTTTCTTTTTTGGGAGTAAAAAAAAATCGCAACTCTTTTAGTACTCTACTGACGTTGCCATCATTCCAGCACCTGCACCTGCCCCGTCTTCCGGTGCTCCGTTCTTCGGGGGCTCGCCGTCACCATCCATGCCATCGGCGGAATCACCAGCCGAAGCCGGAACCGGAAGTGGCGACTCCACCACCGCTCGAGCTCCATCCccgtcggcctccgccgcggccACCTTCCCCGCTTCAGCAGACGTCCTCCTAGCCGCAGCGACTGTCGCCGCGACACTGCTCATGTGAGCAGCTGGATGCGCCTGTAATTCAGCAAACCTGTTCGTCGTTCATGCGACCATTACCGCTGCACCCGCCCGACACAGCTGAGAAAGCGCAGACCAAGCCTTGTTGCTGGCTTGCTGCATGTACCGAGATGTATCTTATCTGAGAGTTTCCATTCCATTTTTATACAGATATATTATTTATACACGTTTAAACGAGTGTCTTTCATAAACATGACTCATTTTTTCATGCATGGTGACACTGCTTGGTTTGATCCCAATATTTGGCACGCAAAAGCTCATGTGTTGTGTTGGCTACTCTAAAAACTGACTACCAATTTCTCTTGCCAACCTCTATAAAGCACACCCTATGTTCccaaatataagacgtttttggaGTTCAATTTAAACTGACAAAACGTCTTATATGTAGAAATGGAGGTAGTAGCCAAAATTTGGTTTTGCCAAATGCTGGCATCAAACCAAGCAGCCAGAAATGGGGCGAGATTGTAAGAAGTGTCACGGCGAGCATCTCATTCAGAACAGAAACGGGGTGATTAGTATATGTCCATTTTCTGGAGGCCAGAAACGGGGTGAGATTGTGAGAAGTGTCACAGCGTGCAGCTCTCTCAGAACAGAGAGGAGCGTGAATATCCTTTTTGTTTAtattgttgcttggttctctATTCTTTGCTTAAGCTATTGTGTCGTGTAGATGGATGACATCTCCCTGTTCACACATCCCGGATATGATTAATGCATGGAATCTAAAGAACTGGGTCATTCTTCAGCTCAAAATGCAGGCATGGAATTGGGTCATTCTTCAGCCCAAGATGCAGGCATTTGGACTCCATCCGAATATGGCTCGCAACTTGCTGCGGCCATGGCCATGAGATATAGAAATACAACTTATCAACAGTCTATAGTTCAGATTTCCGAACAATGGACACGACAACTGTTACATCATCCAACTTGCCCCCGGAGTAACCCAGGTAGCCTTCTGCGAGCGCCGCGTCCGAGAACGGGCTCCTCCCGGACCCGGACCTGCCCACCTCCTTTG
This genomic window from Aegilops tauschii subsp. strangulata cultivar AL8/78 chromosome 4, Aet v6.0, whole genome shotgun sequence contains:
- the LOC109744622 gene encoding non-specific lipid transfer protein GPI-anchored 31, with protein sequence MAARTSITATKRPWLLLLAALATVVAHVDGATVAAPAPAVDCSDALISLAGCLSYVQEGSTVATPEGSCCSGLKDVVKKEVACLCQAFQGGQDYGVTLNMTKALQLPGACKVKTPPFSKCHISIPGVAGGSPAPAPAPSSGAPFFGGSPSPSMPSAESPAEAGTGSGDSTTARAPSPSASAAATFPASADVLLAAATVAATLLM